The Ipomoea triloba cultivar NCNSP0323 chromosome 13, ASM357664v1 genomic interval taatttttggggGTGAAATTCCGACTGAAATTTGCCCTTGTTTTTTCGTGCTTTTGTAAGTGCACACACATATTTTTATGGGAAATTTTACCAGGCATGGATTGTGTATACTACTACAAACAGAAATGAGCGGTGTCACTTGTATACACAAATGTTgctgtccttttttttttttttttttttttataaaaaatttgtaaGGTAATGTGATCATACGATAATGTAAACTTACCTTGAGTGTTTAAGTGAGATTTTTGGGAGTATAACATGTTTAAACACAAATGTTGCtgtcctattttttttatttgtaaggTAATGTGATCATACGATAATGTAAACTTACCTTGAGTGTTTAAGTGAGATTTTTGGGAGTATAACATGTTTAAATGGGTTATATTTAGGCTATAtatttgtacaatttacttaaatgtttcaatataaataactagaaattatatgcatatatgatCATATTATCTTTTAGGCAAAACTTTTAAGACTTAGGAATGTTAGCGAATAGAGCTTATGGTAAAGTACTTGTATTTGTGTTCGGTAAATGTGTGTTATATTAAGATAAACGAAtctaaatgaacaaattttagagcTTGTTTAATAAACAAATAGAGTGAATATTTGAAAGTTCGTTTGCTAAGAGCTTGTGAGCAAGTCCGTTAGTGTAATGTTATTGAACAAGCTTGTTCACTGTTTGTTTAAgattgttcacgaacaaatttatttacatacaatttatttattactcaTAGTTTTAATATACTAGAATATTACATTAGTACTTTAGTTTAGGGGTTAAGCGTGTGTGTggggcaaaaatttgtgtgagaacGTCTCATGGGTCTCAATTCATGAGACAGGTTTGGTTCGcaacacttatatatatatatatagtaaaccCATTTGATAATTCTTACCCACAAGTGCTGATTATGCATAGTTTATGCTCTTTTTTGTTATTTCTTGTTCATGAAGGAATTATGATCATGATATGTACATGTGTTTGTTTATTTAGCGTTCATGGACGTAAaattcacgaacatgttcgtgaacgtgttcatTAACGTTAATAAACACTAATGAAtacttaacaaacgaacacgaacaatattttcaaaaacttaacaaatgaacacgaacaACTTCTGTTTgttcatgtttggttcattaaCAACCCTAGTGAGACtggttgagttttttttttataagtgttacactttcttttataagtattaCTCTGTAGagtttttctcataagtaactcttcaactcttaatattatattttaatttatgatattatattttttcatcaaaatatcacattttttcCTCATAAGTAATTTACCGTTTCTCATAAGTAATAATCAACTAATTTAtccttgattagtattacactttttatATAAGTAACTgttcaattcttattttaaaaaaaaactattcaattcttaaatattgttgtgcattttgatttaaaaggattacatttttctcaaaagtattaccaataaacaatttattcctaattaattttatatttttcatcataagtattacatttttatcttgatcCGACATATCTTATaaataaggattcgtgagatGGTCTAACAAGAGACCCACCCTTCTTTTTATATgtacaaattattattgttattgttcttAAGAAAATAATGTAAAAGTAGTCATTTAAATAGTAGCGAAAATGCAATTAAACCATTTAACCGcaagaaaaatacaatttactCCCTCAACAATTCATTTACGTTGAATCCTACAATTAGCTGGTTGAGTTGATTTTTAATCCGTCGCTTGCCAACGTGGAATctaatttgtcattttttttaaaatgtttttttctaAGTTCagtcaatatttttttcttcttccttgtcAAGATTCAACACATTCATCATAGTCAAAGCATGGAAGGATCTTCTCCATCCAATTTAATCCGATTAAAAACAACAAGCCTTACGATCTTTCAGACAAAAAAAGAAAGCATCGTATCGTACTCCATCTTaaaggagacaaaggcacctTCGTCTCGCAATTGATTATACTCAgataaataatttgttttttttttggaataatctTTTTTAGTTGTAGAACATATCTAGATTTGTGagttagtgattttttttttatgacaatGAGGGTTGTGTGCATTGGCAAAAATTATTCGCGGTGGGAGAAAAGACatctaaaaataattcaaaccaAAACAGGAAAATCTTGTCTATGTATTCAgaaaagtataaatattttagCTTTAAACATTGAACACTAGTAGATAGTTTATGACATGGACAAGagtttttaaatagaaaacaaaagttaaaaaaaaaaaaaaccacataaACTAAGGAATCAATTTAACTAGTCAATTCAGCAATTGGTTATGCGTGAGAGGAAATGTTGGTTTGAATGCTTATGGGATATAGACATATAGTCATATAGACAAGGGAATCAAAACCATTTTTGTCTACTACCAcattatgagaaaaaaaaattttactaaTCAAAATGAAAGTGAACTTCTTTCCCATTTTGGTTTTGATGTTTTGCTAATGTTCATCACAGTGAAACTTATTTATTGTATACAAATATGTCAgtaaaattttaagaattttttaaaCTTAGTCTTGACATTTCTTGTATAAACATAAGGTCAAGCTTGCTAGATTGGCTTGTTGAATGAGATACCTTAACTGTGATGGAggacacagtgactaatcccctTGCTAAATTCTAGGCACATTTATTGAGTGAGACAACTGATTTGGAGATTTAAGTCTGTTTCATACCCAAAGCTAAGAATCGAACATTAACATTTAGTTAAAGATGGATCAGTCACTTCCACTCAAGCGTACTCTTCATATTACCTTAACTCGAATTATTGTCACAAAATAATAGTGACTTGGTAATTTGTAGTTCACACATGCTACCTTTACAGGTTTGATAGCTACTTTGCTAGCCAACTTTGACCTGTCAATGATGCAAGAAGAATCCTAGAAATGCATGACTATTTTAGACCTCACTATAGAATAATAATGTTCATCACAAATTCTATTTAAATGAGAAACTAATGAAAAAGACAGAGAATGAGAGTTAGGTAGTGATGATGTACTCTTTGTTTGGATTTTGTCTAATTTGTTCAAAAGCTAATTTTCATggcatatttattaatatttatgtgtATTGACAAGTTGTCATCAAGTAgaaaacttattttaaaaaataacaaatgaacAATTATCGCAGCGTTAATAAGTTAATGTTACTATTGTTTTAACTTTGATAACTCAATTAcacactttttaaaattcaatggtttaattacattttcactACCACTAAAGTAACTTATTTGATTAtcatcttttcttctttttttttttttttgtgacgaggGAAAGTTGTTGTTGCTATTTAATGATGCGCAACGGGTAAACCTCATTTATATGTAATAGCATGCACATGAGAAATCAAGAATTAAACTCATAACTTTTAAGTACGAGAATCATACTTTACTTGGTTGTTTAGAAAGGCGTGATTATtatcattttcaaattttattttagacacatttaaaagaaaagaaaaaagatttgaAATAAGGGAAAGTGGCAGTTTCCCCCCtgagttattttaaaagtggtagttttatccattgtaatgttaaattgacatttttgcccttaaaaataactattacatttatttttattctccaaccaattattactaatatgtatggaagatcacacttcgatacgaacctaatcgaacactgtagcaattgaacttaaatagtatagacgattatggttacgattcagaatcgaaaaaataaaataaaataatttttgaatttagaatatttttaaataagaaataaaattataaaaataaataaataaataagttttgattggcggttcaaaatcaaaattggaaccgaaccgtaccgatttatcaaaataagtgtttgatcattttcactatatatgactgtggttaagttccggttcacggttcaacaattatttaattttattttttcggttctgaatcgtaaccagaacctctatactatttcggtatgattgctacagtgtttggttaggttcgaatcgaatcgtgatcatccatatatataagtgataatttgttggagaagactaataaatgaaataattatttttaagggtaacaatgtcaatttaacatttcaggggtaaaaactgtcactttaataatacagggggggaaaagtgctatatgcacataacatagggggaaaaagtgccattttcccctgaaataaattagagttaattaccaTTTGATCTCTCAATTATTTCTCAACTGTCAATGTAGTCCCCAATTTTCAATTTAAACTAATTTGATTCTTGAATTGTTtacaattttgtcaattaaacctTTTTAGAGATCAAAATTtcttaattgataaaatttaaacaatacgatgattaaattaattgaaaactATAAACTGAGAAATAATTGTAGGACCAAGATGTTAATTTTCATTGAgtgatcaaattaaatattctaggcTAAATAGTcgacaaataattcataaaagGACCCCACGAAAACGTGCAGTTCTGGGTATCAGAGAATTGATTTTGCTTCCTTCCAGAACTTGGAAGTTCAAATATTGTCTCTTTTGCCCCCATTCTTCATGTCTGCAATTTCATGTGTCTTCGTGGGACTTCCTGCCGATGATTAATACAACTTCAATCTTCCACTATTACTCTCCTTTCTGGATGAGTATTCTTCACTCTTGTCACATGGGTCTTGACTTTCCTCTTCTTTTATCAGGTATTTTAAGCTTATTTCACTATTTCTTGtgctaatttttcataaattctGGGGAAAAAAAGCCAATTTCTTGATACCCGAACTTTAGTTTCTCCAAAATTATCCGATTCCGGAAGCATAGGTACTATGAATGTTTGATTTCTTGGTTGGGTTTTTAGAAAGTTGTGATTTTTCAAGTGTTTGAAGATGATAGCTTGGTAGGCACCGATGTCATTTGCGTGCTGTCTGCCAATTGTTGAATGTGTGTACTGTTTAGCCTGTGCCCGTTGGGCGTGGAAGAAGTTCCTTTACACTGCTGGCAGGGAAAGTGAGAACTGGGGCCTTGCAACTGCTAGTGAATTTGAGCCTGTGCCTAGGCTTTGTCGCTATATTCTGTCTGTGTATGAGGATGATCTTAGAAACCCTCTTTGGGCTCCTCCTGGAGGGTATGGTGTTGATCTGGATTGGATAGTTCTCAGGAGAAGTTATGAGGATACTCAGGGAAAAGTGGCACCTTATATGATATACCTTGATCATGGCAGCCAGGAAATAGTTGTGGCTATTAGGGGTCTTAATTTGGCTAAGGAGAGTGATTATCTTGTCCTGCTTGATGACAAGCTCGGGCAGGCTGAGTTTGATGGGGGGTTCGTTCATAATGGGCTCTTGAAGTCGGCTCAATGGGTTGAGGAAACGGATTCGAAGGTTTTGGGGGAGCTAATTGAGAGATATCCAAACTACACCTTGACGTTTGCTGGGCATTCTTTAGGGGCAGGCGTGGTGACGTTGTTGGCAATGTTGGCTGTGAAGAACCGGGAGCAATTTGGCAATGTGGAGAGAAGACGGATTAGATGCTTTGCGATTGCTCCTGCAAGGTGTGTATCGCTAAATTTGGCAGTCAGATATGCGGATATCATCAATTCTGTTGTCTTGCAGGTAACGTGTGCAACTTCATATTCTGATCCTATTAGCTTTACTCTTGCTACGATGTTCAGCTCGGTTTGATTGATAAAAACGGAACCTTCAGTTGAAAGAGGATCTAGTCATTTTCCTGGCCAGTATAATAACTTTTCCAAAAGAGGATTTTTTGGCCGAGGACCATATACAACTAGCATATTGATTGGATCTATACTTGTTATTCTACCGTTATTCTCATCCTTAGGGCTATTTAGCTATGCAATATTTGAATCTATAATGACCTGTGTGGCAGTTTACTTGGTATCTGCCCTTTCACCTTAAAGTGAAAAGTTAACAATAACAGGCATTTGAGCATATTTATCTAGCTCAATGGTGTGAAAGAGAATCGGCTTCATAATTTTAGAGACTTAAACTACTCCCTtggaataaatttataaattccaGTCTTAACCAGATGGGGTTGTCTGTAGTAAAGATACTCTTTAGCCTTAACATGTGAATGAAGTTCATTCCCTTTCTATACTTTGCAAGAAATAGCAGatgttttcttttctattttgttcCTTAAGTTACGTTTTCTGCTCATGTTTTTCCCACTTTAGCACAGACTAATAATTACTTTATGATAATTAATCAGGATGATTTCTTACCTCGGACTACTGTAGGACAGGAAAATGCCTTCAAGTCACTTTTCTGGTAAAACATTGCAGCCTTGCAGGTCTTGCCTCCTTTTAGTTGTAATTAAATGAACTCTCGTGTCAAATGAAGTTAGTGCTTCTGTTTCTTTGTTGTTGCactttaaaatagaaatttaaagCCATTGAAGTTTACTGTGAATATCCCGACTTTGTAGTTTTTGCCCTTGAGGGCCTCCGGTTGGATTTTCTTCTCATATTTGATCATAAGTAGGCACAAAAACTCCTGGAAACTTAATAAGAGAAATGGCTATATGAATAATAGGTCTCTTCATGAgcttatttttcttgtttagtattataattgttttaaaGATGCTGACTAGTACGGTTATCATAAAAATACCAGCAACATGCTTAAacgagttaatactcaatttagtcatcgactataatggtttttcttgatttagtcatAAGCgtctttttgtacttaattgggtCCTTGACTTCAAtggttttacctaattgagtccCTATTAGAATTGCTCAGTAATTTCCCCTCTATTAATACCCAATGTAGTCTTTGTCTATAGTGATcttacctaatttagtcctcaactatagACCTATAGtagtttttctcgatttagcCCTTGATTCTAATAGTCGaggactcaattaggtaaaaccaTCGAAGTCCTAGacccaattaagcacaaaaagacgTTTAGaacta includes:
- the LOC116002474 gene encoding uncharacterized protein LOC116002474 translates to MSFACCLPIVECVYCLACARWAWKKFLYTAGRESENWGLATASEFEPVPRLCRYILSVYEDDLRNPLWAPPGGYGVDLDWIVLRRSYEDTQGKVAPYMIYLDHGSQEIVVAIRGLNLAKESDYLVLLDDKLGQAEFDGGFVHNGLLKSAQWVEETDSKVLGELIERYPNYTLTFAGHSLGAGVVTLLAMLAVKNREQFGNVERRRIRCFAIAPARCVSLNLAVRYADIINSVVLQDDFLPRTTVGQENAFKSLFCFPCVLCIMCLKDTCTMEEKKLKDPRRLYAPGRLYHIIARKPFSSTKISPVVRTAIPVDGRFEHIVLSCNMTSDHAIICILTEAQRALDTMLERDHALDIPTQQRMERQASLAKEHREEHRAALQRAVALDVPQAYLPSSYGTFHELEEGENSGKLEEKALLS